The Pongo abelii isolate AG06213 chromosome 11, NHGRI_mPonAbe1-v2.0_pri, whole genome shotgun sequence genome includes a window with the following:
- the LOC100445784 gene encoding uncharacterized protein LOC100445784, producing the protein MSSGSNSSQQLDLLSQLVNTANGRPGTMRSSPEEPCPHPLGSPSEAYRGSLHKPHQNRGRPPAGDPHCIPRLRGSTCSLGEKFSECFADKIDQMQARLPAAGAACACGGPTSAGHQRLGVRGRPLSAPPPPKPVREDKSPKSTDWAVKEDECLPKSAPRGRVSTQMQPERRPGSGRRGPERSGLQAPAQPVASAARAQEAALPGSPARLVLSLEAQGTV; encoded by the coding sequence ATGTCATCTGGAAGCAATTCCTCCCAACAGCTGGATTTGCTTTCACAATTGGTAAACACGGCGAATGGAAGGCCGGGGACGATGCGGAGCTCCCCGGAGGAGCCTTGTCCCCACCCGCTTGGCTCGCCTTCTGAAGCTTATCGCGGGTCCCTGCACAAGCCTCATCAAAATCGAGGGCGTCCTCCAGCAGGCgacccacattgcattccccgcTTAAGAGGGTCAACGTGTTCTTTGGGGGAGAAATTTTCTGAATGCTTTGCAGATAAAATTGATCAGATGCAGGCCAGATTGCCAGCTGCCGGGGCCGCGTGCGCCTGTGGAGGCCCCACCAGCGCGGGGCACCAGCGCCTCGGGGTCCGCGGGAGGCCTCTCTCTGCACCACCGCCACCAAAGCCAGTAAGAGAGGACAAAAGCCCAAAGAGCACTGACTGGGCCGTCAAGGAAGATGAATGTCTCCCCAAAAGTGCTCCTCGGGGACGAGTTTCCACGCAGATGCAACCGGAACGCCGGCCAGGCTCCGGAAGGCGAGGCCCAGAGCGCAGCGGCCTCCAAGCGCCGGCTCAGCCTGTTGCCTCCGCAGCCAGGGCCCAGGAGGCCGCTCTTCCGGGGTCACCAGCACGGCTCGTTCTGAGCCTAGAGGCCCAGGGCACAGTGTGA